One Sphingomonas sp. FARSPH DNA segment encodes these proteins:
- a CDS encoding LysR family transcriptional regulator, translated as MLRKTPPLEAIEAFVSVAHAGGLRAGAVALALSPSGASRRITSLEGFLGVALFDRSGPGLRLTPAGERYLALIEPAVASIGRATTMLGADPDRITLATSHSMATHWVAPRLARLKQEEGIDLDVVPTRDPDILRSGEAQLALWGGVEIADLQAEPIIHVDARPVCAPHLADGRASPAEEAALTDYPLLGVREPHDMWSRWLAGAGLAGEQPIRSFATLGMMYEAAAAGMGVALAVPMLCERPLAAGLLTPCGRALPTGERYRLYRAGRRAARSPAETRLAHWLKREATASRVRFDALSA; from the coding sequence ATGCTCCGCAAGACTCCACCGCTGGAGGCGATCGAGGCGTTCGTCAGCGTGGCGCACGCCGGTGGCCTGCGCGCCGGTGCGGTTGCGCTGGCGTTGAGCCCATCGGGCGCGAGCCGGCGCATCACGTCGCTTGAGGGCTTTCTCGGCGTTGCATTGTTCGACCGCAGCGGCCCTGGGCTGCGGCTGACTCCGGCGGGCGAACGCTATCTCGCGCTGATCGAACCCGCGGTGGCGTCGATCGGACGTGCGACGACGATGCTGGGCGCCGATCCCGATCGCATCACGCTCGCGACCTCGCATAGCATGGCCACCCATTGGGTCGCGCCGCGCCTTGCTCGACTGAAGCAGGAGGAGGGCATCGACCTCGACGTCGTGCCGACGCGCGATCCCGATATCCTGCGCTCGGGAGAGGCGCAGCTTGCCCTTTGGGGAGGCGTGGAGATCGCAGATTTGCAGGCAGAGCCCATCATCCATGTCGATGCGCGCCCCGTCTGTGCGCCGCATCTGGCGGACGGGCGCGCAAGCCCTGCAGAGGAAGCGGCCTTGACCGATTATCCGCTGCTCGGCGTGCGTGAGCCGCATGATATGTGGAGCCGCTGGCTCGCAGGCGCGGGGCTCGCGGGCGAGCAGCCGATCAGGAGCTTTGCGACGCTGGGCATGATGTACGAGGCGGCGGCGGCAGGGATGGGTGTGGCGCTCGCGGTGCCGATGCTATGCGAGCGACCGCTCGCTGCTGGGTTGCTGACACCGTGCGGACGCGCACTGCCGACCGGCGAGCGCTATCGCCTGTATCGCGCAGGACGGCGTGCGGCGCGCTCCCCGGCGGAGACGCGCCTAGCACATTGGCTGAAGCGCGAAGCGACAGCCTCGCGGGTCCGGTTCGACGCGCTTAGCGCGTGA
- a CDS encoding manganese efflux pump MntP, which translates to MRVGIVFGFFEALTPAIGYLLGYLLNDWIASYDRWVAFGLLLAVGAYMIREALQQNDADEVSEPSSPSFWRLAATAIATSIDAAAVGVSLALMDVNLWIACAVIGGITTVVATGGMILGKHVGPYLGRYAGILGGFVLVAIGGSILFQHLSGAA; encoded by the coding sequence ATGCGCGTCGGCATCGTCTTCGGCTTCTTCGAGGCGCTGACGCCGGCGATCGGCTACCTGCTCGGCTATTTGCTGAACGACTGGATCGCCAGCTACGACCGTTGGGTGGCGTTCGGGCTTTTACTCGCAGTCGGTGCCTATATGATCCGCGAAGCCCTTCAGCAAAACGATGCGGACGAGGTATCCGAGCCTTCCAGCCCGAGTTTCTGGCGTCTGGCCGCGACCGCCATCGCAACCAGCATCGATGCTGCGGCCGTCGGGGTCTCCCTTGCGCTCATGGACGTGAACCTTTGGATCGCATGTGCGGTCATCGGCGGGATCACGACGGTGGTAGCGACAGGCGGCATGATCCTGGGCAAGCATGTCGGTCCCTATCTCGGTCGCTATGCCGGCATCCTTGGCGGGTTCGTTCTTGTTGCCATCGGCGGATCGATCCTGTTCCAGCATCTGTCCGGCGCGGCGTGA
- a CDS encoding N-acyl homoserine lactonase family protein, whose amino-acid sequence MPVSLWSRFVAGCLSLIVSVGVQATAPKAEVMIWRLDCGQIVMKDASPLSDTGIYDGQSRRLSVGCYLIRHGKELMLWDAGLPTSLLGKPIDQQPISPTLAVDLLTQLARLGIRPSDITRLALSHYHFDHAGQAATFPTATLMIGAADWTALHSKKMPFGADPALLAPWLNGKGKVDPIEGDRDVFGDGSVVILATPGHTPGSTALLVRLPKTGPVLLSGDVVHLEAQWPLSAVPTWNTQRADSLASMNRLQKLASNLDATIIVQHDPADIPKLAAFPKASR is encoded by the coding sequence ATGCCTGTTTCGCTGTGGTCCCGTTTCGTAGCGGGGTGCCTGTCCCTTATCGTGAGCGTGGGCGTTCAAGCCACGGCGCCCAAAGCCGAGGTGATGATCTGGCGCCTGGATTGCGGTCAGATCGTGATGAAGGACGCCTCGCCGTTATCCGATACCGGGATCTACGACGGCCAATCCCGTCGGCTGAGCGTCGGCTGCTATCTGATCCGCCACGGCAAGGAGTTGATGCTATGGGATGCGGGCCTTCCAACCTCGCTGCTCGGCAAGCCCATAGATCAACAGCCGATCAGCCCTACCTTGGCGGTTGACCTTCTGACCCAGCTTGCTCGCCTCGGCATTCGTCCATCCGATATTACCAGGCTGGCGCTAAGCCACTACCACTTTGACCATGCGGGACAGGCGGCGACATTCCCCACAGCCACGTTGATGATCGGAGCTGCAGACTGGACTGCGTTGCATTCCAAGAAGATGCCTTTCGGTGCGGACCCAGCCCTCCTTGCGCCTTGGCTGAATGGGAAAGGCAAAGTCGACCCGATCGAAGGAGACCGCGATGTGTTCGGCGACGGCTCGGTGGTCATTCTCGCAACGCCAGGACATACACCCGGCTCCACTGCACTGCTGGTACGCCTGCCCAAGACCGGTCCCGTGCTCCTGAGCGGAGACGTCGTCCATCTGGAAGCGCAATGGCCATTGTCGGCCGTGCCGACCTGGAACACGCAACGCGCCGACAGCTTGGCATCTATGAATCGGTTGCAGAAGCTTGCATCCAACCTCGACGCCACGATCATAGTGCAGCACGACCCAGCCGATATTCCGAAGCTTGCCGCCTTCCCCAAAGCGTCTCGATAA
- a CDS encoding DUF3147 family protein has product MIYLAIKAAISGVLIAVASELAKRYPGFGALIASLPLVSVLGMIWLWNAKPDSENMAAHSAATFWYVLPSLPMFLVIPVLLRQGLPFWLALTMGCVLTIALYSAMTFTGPRFGLRL; this is encoded by the coding sequence GTGATCTACCTGGCCATCAAGGCAGCTATCTCCGGGGTGCTCATCGCCGTCGCCTCGGAGTTGGCGAAACGCTATCCCGGTTTCGGGGCGCTGATCGCGTCACTCCCTCTTGTATCCGTGCTGGGCATGATCTGGCTGTGGAACGCGAAGCCCGACTCGGAGAACATGGCTGCGCACTCCGCGGCGACGTTCTGGTACGTCCTGCCGTCGCTGCCGATGTTCCTCGTCATCCCCGTCCTGCTCCGGCAGGGCTTGCCCTTCTGGCTTGCGCTGACGATGGGGTGCGTGCTGACAATCGCGCTGTATTCCGCGATGACATTCACCGGACCAAGGTTCGGGCTGCGGCTGTGA
- a CDS encoding TonB-dependent receptor plug domain-containing protein, whose amino-acid sequence MRTGLWAARTMAATMAWVAAPVAAQSTDPAGSAEQPAEIAPGADIVVTGTRSVGRTALASSAPIDVVSGETLTGSGYPDLGRALNFLQPSINFARAATTATAANTRPVTLRGLSPDQTLVLVNGKRRAANAVLNVNNSIGRGAAGVDLDTIPEAAIERIEVLRDGAAAQYGSDAIAGVVNIILRSNATGGTGELMGGVTEEGDGLMALASASAGLPLGDGGHVTGAVSARQMDPTNRAFVDQRLGRVTYRIGDPRADVASAALDAALPLGAAELYGFGTYTRKLSNNAAGFRLPSFSIIYPNGFLPIIAPRITDVEAAAGVRTTVAGIRADLSQSFGRNRADFTVYDTANVSLGAASPTRFDSGGVTYDQYVTDLTLARALDGVLTGGNIAAGGQYRHERYAVRNGEPAAYFGLGADGFAGFNPRTPTDEKRDAWAAFLDAELRPLAALLLGGAARYDHYSDFGGQATWRATARLDATPGLAIRGTIGTGFRAPSLQQQYFSAIQGATSAGRMVTVATLPVADPVAQALGATALKPERSRNVTAGLVIGPFDGFSFTVDYFHIRIRDRIALSEQLGGAAVAAVLARSGITGFSQVRFFTNAVDTTTKGVEATARWAGSLGADTRLSVAAGYSYLNNRLDTLRANPVLPTLPLLATKSILFLTAAQPRAKATLQVDLTRGRFDLGLNAAAFGTYTSQPLVAVQTFGGKETVDLSAGYRVREGLRLGAGVQNLFDARPDQIADQASVIGSTGGSFPTGEETPIGLNGRSYYARLSARF is encoded by the coding sequence ATGCGCACGGGGCTTTGGGCGGCACGAACGATGGCGGCCACGATGGCATGGGTTGCGGCGCCCGTCGCAGCACAGTCGACCGATCCCGCCGGATCGGCCGAACAACCGGCGGAGATTGCGCCCGGTGCGGACATCGTCGTCACCGGGACACGCTCCGTTGGACGCACCGCGCTCGCCTCCTCCGCGCCGATCGACGTCGTCTCGGGCGAGACGCTTACCGGGAGCGGCTATCCCGATCTCGGCCGCGCGCTGAACTTCCTCCAGCCCTCGATCAACTTCGCGCGTGCCGCAACCACCGCCACCGCAGCCAATACCCGCCCAGTGACGCTGCGCGGACTCTCACCCGACCAGACCCTCGTCCTGGTGAACGGCAAGCGCCGCGCCGCTAATGCGGTGCTCAACGTCAACAATTCGATCGGTCGTGGTGCCGCGGGCGTCGACCTCGACACGATACCGGAGGCGGCGATCGAGCGGATCGAGGTGCTGCGCGACGGCGCGGCTGCGCAATATGGCTCGGATGCGATCGCGGGGGTGGTGAACATTATCCTGAGGTCGAACGCTACTGGCGGCACCGGCGAGCTCATGGGCGGTGTCACGGAGGAAGGCGACGGGCTCATGGCGCTCGCCAGTGCGAGCGCTGGCCTGCCGCTTGGCGACGGCGGCCACGTCACCGGGGCTGTCAGCGCGCGGCAGATGGACCCGACCAACCGCGCTTTCGTCGATCAGCGGCTTGGACGCGTCACCTATCGCATCGGCGACCCGCGCGCGGACGTGGCAAGCGCGGCACTCGATGCCGCGCTGCCGCTTGGCGCGGCTGAACTATACGGGTTCGGCACGTACACGCGAAAGCTGTCGAACAATGCCGCCGGCTTCCGCCTACCCAGCTTCTCGATCATCTATCCGAACGGCTTTCTGCCGATCATCGCACCGCGCATCACGGACGTGGAGGCAGCCGCCGGGGTGCGCACGACCGTAGCCGGGATACGGGCGGACTTGAGCCAGAGCTTTGGCCGCAACCGGGCCGACTTCACCGTTTACGACACGGCCAACGTCTCGCTCGGTGCGGCAAGCCCCACCCGGTTCGACTCGGGTGGCGTCACCTACGACCAATATGTCACGGACCTGACGCTCGCACGCGCGCTCGACGGCGTACTGACAGGCGGCAATATCGCCGCGGGCGGCCAATATCGACACGAGCGCTATGCCGTCCGCAACGGCGAGCCCGCGGCCTATTTCGGATTGGGTGCGGACGGTTTCGCCGGCTTCAACCCGCGCACGCCGACTGACGAGAAGCGCGACGCGTGGGCGGCCTTCCTCGACGCCGAGTTGCGCCCACTCGCTGCGCTGCTGCTTGGCGGAGCAGCACGCTACGATCATTACAGCGACTTCGGCGGTCAGGCGACCTGGCGGGCGACCGCCCGGCTCGACGCCACGCCGGGGCTCGCGATCCGCGGTACGATCGGCACGGGATTCCGCGCGCCGTCGCTGCAGCAACAGTATTTCAGTGCGATACAGGGGGCGACGAGTGCCGGCCGAATGGTGACCGTAGCGACGCTGCCGGTTGCCGACCCCGTGGCTCAGGCGCTCGGTGCCACCGCGCTGAAGCCCGAGCGATCGCGCAACGTGACCGCGGGTCTCGTCATCGGACCGTTCGACGGCTTCTCCTTCACCGTCGACTATTTCCACATCCGCATTCGCGACCGAATCGCCCTCAGCGAGCAGTTGGGCGGCGCCGCAGTGGCGGCAGTGTTGGCGCGAAGCGGGATCACGGGCTTCAGTCAGGTGCGCTTCTTCACGAACGCAGTCGATACGACGACGAAGGGCGTCGAGGCGACCGCGCGTTGGGCGGGCAGCCTCGGCGCGGATACCCGACTGTCGGTCGCGGCCGGCTACAGCTACCTCAACAATCGGCTGGACACCCTGCGCGCAAACCCGGTGCTGCCCACCCTGCCACTGCTCGCGACCAAGTCGATCTTGTTCCTGACCGCGGCACAGCCACGCGCGAAGGCGACGCTGCAAGTCGACCTGACCCGCGGCCGTTTTGATCTGGGCCTCAACGCTGCGGCGTTCGGCACTTACACGTCGCAGCCGCTGGTCGCGGTGCAGACGTTCGGCGGCAAGGAGACGGTGGATCTCTCGGCTGGGTATCGCGTCCGCGAGGGCTTGCGTCTCGGCGCGGGCGTCCAGAACCTGTTCGACGCACGCCCCGACCAAATTGCGGATCAAGCGAGCGTGATCGGGTCGACCGGCGGCAGCTTTCCCACGGGAGAGGAGACGCCGATCGGTCTGAACGGCCGCAGTTATTATGCGCGGCTGTCCGCGCGTTTCTGA
- a CDS encoding metallophosphoesterase family protein, with protein MRIAIITDTHLADGADDFRRNLDEGIDWIAGANIDLIIHLGDVTANGVIAPEQFATAAQVLGRVRVPLLALPGNHDVGDPTSGHEAPLSIKQIHAFCDAFGPDRWVHTSGAWTLIGLNAQVLGSDLEREQIAWLAEAAGAARGPVALFLHKPWFDTGLEEPSLPPTRYVPPSSLRALRSTLAGADLRLVASGHVHQFRRRIVDAVEHAWIGSTAFVIPKRWQQTIGRKETGVALLTLDGDTYVLEDVKPPQMRDLDLADYPDVYPELLERG; from the coding sequence ATGAGGATCGCGATCATCACCGACACCCACCTCGCGGATGGCGCTGACGATTTTCGACGTAATTTAGACGAGGGCATCGATTGGATCGCGGGCGCAAACATCGACCTCATCATCCATCTGGGCGATGTGACCGCAAATGGCGTCATAGCTCCCGAGCAATTCGCCACGGCGGCGCAAGTGCTAGGGAGGGTCCGCGTGCCGCTGCTCGCGCTGCCAGGCAATCACGACGTTGGCGATCCGACGAGCGGACATGAGGCGCCGCTCTCGATCAAGCAGATCCATGCGTTTTGCGATGCATTCGGTCCCGATCGGTGGGTTCATACGTCCGGAGCGTGGACGCTGATCGGCCTGAACGCGCAGGTCCTTGGCAGCGACCTCGAACGTGAGCAGATCGCCTGGCTCGCCGAGGCAGCCGGCGCTGCGCGTGGTCCGGTCGCACTGTTTCTTCATAAGCCGTGGTTCGACACCGGACTCGAAGAGCCATCGCTTCCTCCGACGCGATACGTTCCGCCGTCCTCGCTTAGGGCGCTAAGATCGACGCTCGCTGGAGCCGATCTGCGGCTGGTGGCGAGTGGTCATGTCCACCAATTCCGCCGCCGCATCGTCGACGCCGTCGAGCATGCGTGGATTGGCTCCACCGCCTTTGTCATCCCGAAGCGCTGGCAGCAGACGATCGGACGCAAGGAGACCGGTGTCGCGCTCCTGACGCTCGATGGCGATACGTACGTCTTGGAGGACGTGAAGCCACCACAAATGCGCGACCTCGATCTGGCGGACTATCCCGATGTCTACCCCGAGCTACTCGAGCGTGGATGA
- a CDS encoding cation diffusion facilitator family transporter, producing the protein MTGAAAAKPTNILKLAAGSILVSLVVLGLKYLAYALTGSVALYSDAIESIINVVTAVAAFFAIRISLRPADADHPYGHSKAEYFSAVLEGVLILVASLAILREAYGAFRDPHPLQAPALGLAVSAGASALNGLWSWLLIRTGRQRRSPALVADGKHLLIDVYTSGGVIVGVLLVAVTGWEILDPILAALVALNILWAGWHLITESVGGLMDTALPPEDLAAVEATINAHMAGALEAHDLRSRHAGRMTFIDFHLIVPGSMTVAASHAICDRIEAALKVEHPDSIISIHVEPEAKRKHGAMTIGSTA; encoded by the coding sequence GTGACGGGCGCGGCAGCGGCGAAGCCGACGAACATCCTGAAACTGGCGGCGGGGAGCATCCTCGTCAGCCTGGTCGTTCTCGGCCTGAAATACCTCGCCTATGCCCTGACAGGCAGCGTCGCGCTCTACTCGGATGCGATCGAGAGCATCATCAACGTCGTCACGGCCGTAGCGGCATTTTTCGCGATCCGGATCAGCCTGCGGCCGGCCGATGCCGATCATCCCTATGGGCACTCCAAGGCGGAATATTTCTCCGCTGTTCTGGAAGGCGTGCTGATCCTCGTCGCCTCGCTCGCGATCCTGCGGGAAGCCTATGGCGCGTTTCGTGATCCACACCCGTTGCAAGCCCCTGCGCTGGGCCTTGCCGTGAGTGCGGGCGCGTCGGCGCTGAACGGCCTATGGAGCTGGCTGCTGATCCGCACCGGCCGGCAACGCCGTTCGCCCGCACTGGTGGCGGACGGCAAGCACCTGCTCATCGATGTTTACACCTCGGGGGGCGTGATCGTCGGCGTCTTGCTGGTCGCGGTGACCGGTTGGGAAATTCTCGACCCCATCCTTGCTGCGCTGGTGGCGCTCAACATTCTGTGGGCAGGCTGGCACCTCATTACGGAAAGCGTCGGGGGACTGATGGATACCGCGTTACCGCCCGAGGACCTCGCGGCCGTCGAGGCGACGATCAACGCGCACATGGCTGGGGCGCTGGAGGCGCATGATCTTCGCTCCCGGCATGCCGGCCGTATGACGTTCATCGATTTCCACTTGATTGTGCCCGGATCGATGACCGTCGCTGCGTCGCATGCCATCTGCGACAGGATCGAGGCGGCACTGAAGGTTGAGCACCCGGACAGTATCATCTCGATTCACGTCGAGCCGGAAGCCAAGCGGAAGCACGGCGCAATGACGATCGGCTCGACTGCCTGA
- a CDS encoding MFS transporter, protein MLLLAYVVAFVDRQILNLLVEPIRRDTGLTDVEISLLQGLSFAIFVSVGGLPIGRLVDTRRRTALLAIGIAGWSLCTGAFGLAGSFAGMLLARIGVGVGEATMTPSAYSLIGDYVSDRRLGLAAAIYGLGPFAGSGLALLLGAAVLRLLPADGFVVPLIGSIHSWQMIFLLLVPVGLLVAIWVASLREPPRRLATPEPPDKAAIKHYFAQHGATIAGVNAATGFGAMATYALLAWAPALLSRRYGLSTAEAGERLGLVLITACCAGVLLAGQLGDVLRRRGHAGGRLIVLGGALLGAIPLAAWVPSAPTANAFLWRATPLYFLLAAAIGSGPATLQEITPNQMRGVQHAIAVLIASLFGLGLGPTAVAVTTEHVLGSSARLGDALMILLPLMLTVALAATLLTIRSYARTLAAVTR, encoded by the coding sequence GTGCTGCTGCTCGCCTATGTCGTCGCGTTCGTGGATCGGCAGATTCTCAATCTCCTGGTTGAGCCGATCAGGCGCGACACGGGTCTTACCGACGTCGAGATCAGCCTGCTTCAGGGACTGAGCTTTGCCATTTTCGTGTCGGTGGGCGGATTGCCCATCGGTCGCCTCGTCGACACACGCCGGCGCACCGCCCTCCTCGCCATCGGTATCGCGGGGTGGTCGCTGTGTACCGGCGCGTTCGGGCTCGCGGGTAGCTTTGCCGGTATGCTGCTGGCGCGGATCGGTGTCGGCGTCGGCGAGGCGACGATGACGCCGAGTGCCTATTCGCTCATCGGCGATTACGTGAGCGATCGCCGGCTCGGACTCGCCGCCGCGATCTATGGCCTTGGACCGTTCGCGGGTTCGGGGCTGGCGCTGCTGCTCGGCGCGGCGGTGCTTCGACTGCTACCCGCCGATGGGTTCGTCGTGCCGCTGATCGGGAGCATCCACAGCTGGCAGATGATCTTCTTGCTTCTTGTTCCGGTGGGGCTTCTTGTCGCGATCTGGGTTGCGTCCTTGCGTGAGCCGCCACGCCGACTCGCGACACCCGAGCCGCCGGACAAGGCCGCGATCAAGCACTACTTCGCGCAGCATGGTGCAACGATTGCGGGAGTGAATGCCGCGACGGGCTTTGGCGCGATGGCGACCTATGCACTGCTCGCATGGGCACCCGCGCTCTTGTCGCGCCGCTACGGCCTGTCGACCGCGGAAGCGGGGGAGCGTTTGGGGCTGGTCCTGATCACCGCGTGCTGCGCAGGCGTGCTGCTGGCGGGGCAGCTCGGTGACGTGCTACGCCGGCGAGGCCATGCTGGCGGACGGCTGATCGTCCTCGGCGGCGCATTGTTGGGCGCGATCCCGCTCGCCGCCTGGGTGCCATCTGCGCCCACGGCGAATGCCTTCCTGTGGCGCGCGACGCCGCTCTACTTCCTGCTCGCCGCGGCGATCGGGTCGGGACCGGCGACGCTCCAGGAGATCACGCCGAACCAGATGCGCGGGGTACAGCACGCGATCGCGGTGCTTATCGCAAGCCTCTTTGGTCTGGGGCTCGGACCGACGGCCGTTGCAGTGACGACGGAGCACGTGCTGGGCAGCTCAGCGCGTCTCGGCGATGCCCTGATGATCCTGCTGCCATTGATGCTGACGGTTGCGCTTGCCGCCACGCTGCTGACGATCCGCAGCTACGCGCGGACGCTCGCCGCCGTCACGCGCTAA
- a CDS encoding sulfite exporter TauE/SafE family protein: protein MIEYALLFAGAFVAAAISGSAGFAGALRLLPLFTHIVGVNAAVPLLTIAQLVGNLSRAAFGIRDIRWRPVLLFLSAALPAAALGAWWFAELPKALMVRGMGVAILIFVALKLRGLTFAPSPRLLIIGGAVVGLLSGLVGSAGLLGAAIFLSLNLPPVAYVASEATTAVAMHLVKWIVYDAAIDLGSGFWPSAVAMSIAMIAGTWAGKRIIERLPLAQFRMLVAGLLVVTAAQMIVTG from the coding sequence TTGATCGAATATGCGCTGCTGTTCGCCGGGGCGTTTGTGGCGGCCGCGATTTCGGGATCGGCCGGGTTTGCGGGTGCGCTCCGGCTCCTGCCCCTCTTCACGCACATCGTCGGCGTCAATGCGGCGGTGCCGCTACTGACGATCGCGCAGCTTGTCGGCAACCTGTCTCGGGCTGCCTTCGGTATCCGCGACATACGCTGGCGCCCGGTCCTGCTTTTTCTCAGCGCCGCGCTGCCTGCCGCCGCACTTGGAGCCTGGTGGTTCGCGGAGCTTCCCAAGGCGCTGATGGTACGCGGCATGGGTGTCGCGATCCTGATCTTTGTCGCGCTGAAATTGCGCGGGCTGACATTCGCGCCGTCGCCGCGGCTGCTGATAATCGGCGGAGCCGTAGTCGGGCTGCTGTCCGGACTGGTTGGCAGCGCCGGATTGCTGGGCGCGGCGATCTTCCTGTCGCTCAACCTCCCCCCCGTCGCCTATGTCGCAAGCGAGGCTACGACGGCGGTCGCGATGCACCTCGTCAAATGGATCGTCTATGATGCTGCCATCGACCTCGGGTCCGGATTCTGGCCCTCGGCCGTAGCCATGAGCATCGCGATGATCGCAGGCACATGGGCGGGCAAGCGTATCATCGAGCGGCTGCCGCTAGCGCAATTCCGGATGCTGGTTGCCGGATTACTCGTGGTCACAGCAGCGCAGATGATTGTTACGGGCTGA
- a CDS encoding PaaI family thioesterase has protein sequence MTAVPDGFELHTRTSPLTAPWEPIYARRHAERYLLALEIRTAHTNSRGLLHGGLIAALADNAMGLSLGEMLAAEGRPATRGAITTSLSIDYLDRADIGEWLVFTTGFIHAGKRTAVTEAIVTAGDRVIVRANAAFAFS, from the coding sequence ATGACGGCAGTCCCCGACGGCTTCGAGCTGCACACGCGCACGTCCCCACTGACCGCGCCATGGGAGCCGATCTATGCGCGACGGCACGCCGAGCGCTATCTCCTCGCGCTGGAGATACGCACTGCCCACACCAACTCGCGCGGCCTGCTGCATGGCGGCCTGATCGCGGCGCTCGCGGATAACGCGATGGGACTCAGCCTGGGCGAGATGCTGGCCGCCGAAGGCCGTCCCGCAACACGCGGTGCGATCACGACGTCACTGTCGATCGACTATTTAGACCGCGCCGACATCGGCGAATGGCTCGTCTTTACCACCGGCTTCATCCACGCCGGCAAGCGGACCGCCGTAACTGAGGCGATAGTGACCGCAGGAGATCGCGTCATCGTCCGCGCGAACGCCGCATTCGCATTCTCATGA
- a CDS encoding helix-turn-helix domain-containing protein, whose product MQGTVAHGADSGVRIFGYCIQERERIARSRMEHPAVVVVLSGTKEVWRGDVAQTFAAGVPFVIPAGMDFDLVNNPDPASGRYESICITVDDILRRTLRSNLRLPVTGAIPDRLDISLTPALVEAYGHAASALTGMDVAVAATVARYRVLEILVLLAETPVAGMLTAVGRREQVEAIILADPGRAWQVDEVAAELGIGASTLRRQLGRSGTSFREVSLSVRMATARALLGSSGYSVMQVAQAAGYASRSHFARRVRAIHGKTPRQLKAAL is encoded by the coding sequence GTGCAGGGCACTGTCGCTCATGGTGCGGACAGCGGCGTTCGCATCTTCGGCTATTGTATCCAGGAGCGCGAACGCATCGCCCGCAGTCGGATGGAGCATCCGGCGGTCGTGGTTGTGTTAAGCGGCACCAAGGAAGTCTGGCGCGGCGATGTGGCGCAGACATTCGCCGCAGGTGTTCCGTTCGTGATCCCGGCCGGCATGGATTTCGATCTGGTCAACAATCCCGATCCTGCATCCGGCCGATATGAATCGATCTGCATCACGGTCGACGACATTCTTCGCCGGACGTTACGCAGCAACCTGCGCCTCCCGGTGACCGGTGCCATACCCGATCGGCTCGACATTAGCCTGACGCCAGCGCTTGTCGAGGCATATGGCCACGCCGCCAGTGCGTTGACCGGGATGGATGTAGCGGTCGCCGCGACCGTGGCACGCTACCGCGTCCTGGAAATCCTGGTGCTGCTGGCGGAAACCCCGGTCGCCGGGATGCTGACGGCTGTCGGCCGGAGAGAACAGGTCGAAGCGATCATCTTGGCCGATCCGGGGCGGGCATGGCAGGTCGACGAGGTCGCGGCCGAGCTTGGCATTGGAGCGTCCACCCTTCGCCGCCAGTTGGGCAGATCGGGAACATCGTTCCGGGAGGTGTCGCTGTCCGTCCGCATGGCAACGGCGCGTGCGCTTCTGGGATCGTCCGGCTATTCCGTGATGCAGGTGGCTCAAGCAGCCGGCTATGCCTCACGATCCCATTTTGCCCGCCGTGTGCGGGCCATTCATGGCAAGACCCCTCGGCAGTTGAAAGCGGCGCTTTAG
- a CDS encoding DUF1289 domain-containing protein: MKSPCVELCGFDGRSGWCRGCGRSREEVRRWRNLRPGEARRVLDELPRRLTKLAQTDSPARASKS; this comes from the coding sequence ATGAAATCGCCTTGCGTTGAGCTATGCGGCTTTGATGGTCGTAGTGGCTGGTGCCGGGGGTGCGGCCGCTCGCGCGAGGAAGTGCGGCGCTGGCGCAACTTGCGGCCCGGCGAGGCGCGCCGGGTGCTGGACGAGCTGCCCCGCCGACTGACGAAACTGGCGCAGACGGACTCGCCGGCTCGGGCGAGCAAATCGTGA
- a CDS encoding metal/formaldehyde-sensitive transcriptional repressor encodes MSHLTGTNADLVARVRRIAGQVNAVERELTADASCTKVLHLVAAVRGAVNGLMDEIIAEHLEAHVARPGLSDEERAEGAEELLAVIRRYAK; translated from the coding sequence ATGTCACACCTTACCGGGACTAATGCCGATCTCGTCGCGCGCGTTCGCCGCATCGCAGGTCAAGTGAATGCCGTGGAGCGCGAACTGACGGCTGACGCGTCATGCACGAAGGTGCTGCACCTCGTCGCAGCCGTTCGCGGTGCGGTAAACGGCCTGATGGACGAGATCATTGCCGAACACCTGGAGGCGCACGTCGCGCGTCCCGGTCTGAGCGACGAGGAACGCGCCGAGGGTGCTGAAGAACTGCTGGCGGTGATCCGCCGCTACGCAAAGTAG